In the Fibrobacterota bacterium genome, GCGTTGGCAGGAGAAATCCGGCGGCATGCTGAGCCGGACCTTGCTACAGCGGATGCATCCCGGATTGGATGGCTTTCCCATGACCGGGGGGAATTTCCCCGGCATCGGCGCGGCCGCGGCGCTGCGAAGCCTCCCATCCCTGGCCGGTTTCTTCGCGGGTAAGGTGGCGAAACGGGTGTCCCGTTCGGTACACCCTCCGAGGCCCGCCCAACCTTTGGCCTCCTTGCAGAGCGACGTAAACGCGGGCATCGGCAGGATCGAAAACCTTCTCCACCCCGATTTCATCGCCGCTTTGCGCCGCCAAGGGACGGATTCGCCACCGGCACTTTTGGTCTCGCGAATTTGGACGGTGCTTAAAGCTTATGATTGGAGTCGTAAAATCTGATTCGGATAAGACCTATCTTTTGATTCTGGCCCCGTTTTATGGGCCTCCCAAGGGCCAAATACCGCTTGACAAGAATGCCGATCCTGCCGAAAATATGATGTTACGAGTCTCACCGGGAAAATCGTTTTTTAAAATCGTCCGGAGGTAGGTTTTATGCCTTCCAACCCAGCGCTCGGCCTCCTTTTCCTCGGCGTACTGGCCGCCTTTCCGGTAGCGGCCAAACCCAACCAAAAGCTCGCCGATCTTCCGGCGGATACCTGGTATACCGTCCAGAATTCCCAGATGTCGAAATACTGCCCCACCCCTTACGTGGGCGGGACCAACGGTTGCAAAGCCATTGTCCAATCCTGGAACGGGGGACTTTTCATTCCCGACACCAAGTCCATGCTCGTTTGGGGCGGCGGGCACGGCGACTATTACGGCAACGAGGTGTATGCCTTCAGCATCGATTCCCTGGGCTGGACGCTCTTGACCCAGCCTTCCCGGACCTCGCCGCTCATCGATCAGGATCCCCTGCCGGACGGGAACCCGGTAGCGCGGCATACCTATGATGACCTGGCCTACATCGGCCACGCCAAGAAGATGTTCGCCTACGGAGGCTCGCGGGCGGGTAACGGCTACGCTACTACGGTGACCTGGACCTTGGACATCGCCTCGAAGGCCTGGAAGAACATGGCGCCCCCCGGTACCACTCCCCAAGGCGCTTGCTGCAACATGTCGTCGGATTACGACCCCGTGAGCAAGATGGTGCTGTTCCGGGATCCCTATTCCGTTTTCTCCTACGATTACGACGGCAACAAGTGGAGCAAGCTGTTGGATTGGAGCCATAGCTGGGGGCCCCAGAAGGGCGTGGTCGTACCCGCGCGCCGGTTGTATTTCACCATCGGCAGCGGGGAGTTCCTGGTTTACGACATCGCCGCGAAGAAGGACGTCAGCGCCAGCTGGAAAACCACGGGAGGCGACTCCATCATCGCCGGGTACGGCCCCGGCATGGCCTATGACAGTAAAACGGACAAGCTGGTGGCCTGGAACGGGGGCGGGGTTTACGCGCTCGACCTGACCACCAAGGCATGGACGCGCATGTCCTCGACGGGAGCGCCGCCGGCGCAATCCCAATACGGGACCTACGGGCGTTTCCGCTATGTCCCCGAGGAGAACGTGTTCATCCTGGTGAACGATATCGAACAGAACGTTTCCTTCTACAAGTTGTCGGCGGGCCCGGGCACCTCCAATGGCGTGCGAATCCCCCATCCCGCCGCGCCGGGCACGGGCATGCAAAAGCTGATCTTGGAACCCGGCCGCCCCGGGCAATGGCCCGCCTTGACCATCCCCCTGGACGGATCCAGAAGCCGGGTGGATGTGGGGATTTACGATACGCGGGGTCGGCTACAGACCCGCTTCGGCGACGTGCGCGCGGCGGGCCGGCTGATGCTCTCCTTGCCGGGAGGGAAAGGCGTTTACCTGGTGGAAGCGCATGCCTCGGGCAAGACTTTTTTCCGCGCCATGCTGACTTCGGGCTAAGGCCGAAGCCCGGCGCTCTCCGGAACCCTTTCCGCCTGCTTGCCTAGCCCGCGATCAACCGACGGCCATCGCCACCGCTTGCTGGGGGCGCGCCAGCAAAAAGGTCCCGGCCGTGGTCGCGTCCTCCGGCGACAACGCTTTGAACGCGCCCGCCAGCTGATCGATTTTCAATCCGTCCTCGCGCACCGATTTCGATTCGTGGATCACTTCGAAACCCACGTCGTTCAGCAATTGGATATGCGCCGAGCGCGGCTTGCGGTTGAGCAGGAAGATGCGCTTGCCCTTGATGAGGCTCCAGAGCAGCTCCGGATAGGCCCAATGCCCGTTCCAGATGCGCGAAGTGTGATGCGCCTTGAAGTCGATGGTATGCGACATGAAGCCGTCCGGCTTGAGCCACATCGCCAGGGCGCGATAAGTGCCGCTCAGGCCTTCCACGTGTTCGAGCACCGCTTGGGAAAAGACCATATCCACGGAAGCGCGTTGCAGTACCTCGGGGCGATCCCAGGGCGCGAAATAGGCGATGCGTCCCTTGGGGTTGGAGCCGTCGCCTTCCAGCTCCTTGCGCAGCGAGGCGACGCGGGCGGGCGCCAGGGCCTGGCCCAGCCGATCCGCATCCAGAAAGGCGGGGAACGCGTACGACGACAAGGTGGGCCGTACGGAAGGGAATTCATCCGGGCCGGGAATGGGCTCGCGCTTGCGCAGCAACTCAACCAGCTCGTCGAAGATGCGGAGGTTGCGGGTGAAGTTGGCGAAGCGGACAACGTCCAAGGCGAAGTACCGTTCCGATCCGGAGAGCAGGCCGGCCAATCCCAATCCCAGGGAATCGCCCGGTCCCAACTCCGCGATCACCTTGGGATAGGCGTCGCAGCCGGCCGCATGGGCCAGCGACAAATGCCGTAGCCATACCGAGTAGCAATAGCGGGCGGAATCCGATCCGCCGGTCCCTTCGCGGCGCTGGACGATCTCGCGAAGGTAAGGAAAACGCGTGGCAATCCCCTTTACCAGCTCGCGGGAATTCATGTATTTCAAGGCGATCAGTCCCATGGGTATTTCCTCGGTTACGGCACCAAAAGTAGACAAAAGGCGGGCCCGCTTAATAAACTTTCGGAGCCCTGCCCTCAATGCCAAAATCCCTCAAACATTTCTGCCTCGATTCGCTGGGAAACCTCCTTCGTAAGCTGCCTTTCGCCCCCCGCCTCGCCGCTTTCTGCGATTCCCATCGTTTGGGTTTGCGTCCGTTTCCGCGCTTGTCTTCCCACTTAGGGCCCAAATTCCAAATCCTGATTTACCACCGCGTCGTGCCCGAGACCGATCCGTTCGCCATCACCCCCTGTCCCACGGCCGATTTCCGGGCCCAGATGCGGGTGCTCCACGACTACTTCCATGTGGTTCCTTTGCGGGAAATGGTGACGGCCCTGACGGAAGGCCGCTCCATCCCCGGCGCCGTGGCCATTACTTTCGACGACGGCTATCGCGACAATCACGACCACGCCTTTCCCATCCTGCGAGAATTCGGATTGCCCGCCACCATTTTCCTGGCCACCGATTTCATCGGCACCGGCGCCGTGCCCTGGCATGATCGGGTGCTGGCCGACTTCCGCGACGCCACCGCGGCGCGTTTCGCCTTTCCCGATGCGGGCATCGCCGAGATGGATTTCACGGACCGGTCCGCGCGATGCGACGCCGCCTTCCGCGTGCTGGGCTGGCTCAAGCGCTTCACGCCTTCCGAACGGGAGGTTCAGATCGCCCGGCTGAAGGGGAAATGCGCGCCCCTGCCCGCGGACGGACCGCCGCTGATGCTGGATTGGGACCAGGTGCGGACCATGCGCGCCAATGGCATCGCCTTCGGGGCGCACACCATGTCCCATCCCATCATTTCGCGCTTGCCCGCGGCCGAGATGGAAAAGGAAATCCAAGGTTCCAAGGCGGTGATCGAACGGGAGTTGGGCGAGAAAATCGATCTGTTCGCCTATCCCAACGGCCAGCCCGGAGACTATAACGAGGTGAGCCGGGATTTGGTGCGCCAGGGAGGCTTCGCTTGCGCGCTCACCACCAGCTCCGGGGTGGTCATCGGCGGGCAGGACCCTTACGCTCTGCTGCGCCGGCAGGTGTGGGATCCGGACGTGGACGGTTTCTTCTTCCGGATGCTGGCCGAAAGGTTGGCCGCGTAACCTAGGCGTTACCTAGGGCGGCCTGCGGCCCGGCGTCCGGCCTGGGGGCGCGGCCGGCTTTCCCCGCTTTCCGCTTCGTCTGCCCACGCTGCCTGGCGACGCTGGCCGGGTACACCCCCGCGAAGGCGTTGGCGAGCATCACCCAGGCCATCAGGTATTCGTTGAAGGGCGCGTTCAGGAAGGACATGGCCGAGAGCAGCCCCAAGATCCCCGTCACGAAGGACAATCCCAGCCCCGCCATTCTCTTGTCGCCCATCCGGTTGGCGAGATTGACGGCCTTGATGGTGCGCGTAAAGGTGACCCCGATCAGGACCAGATAGAGGATCAATCCGGGAACGCCCACCTCCGAACTGAGCTTGAGATAGATGTTATGCGGGTTGTGGGTATCGTTGGTATAGGAAAACGCCACTTCCAGCCAGCCGTCGGGTCCCCATCCGAAGACGGGCCGATCCAGGCTGGCGTGCAGGGCCCCCGTCATGAGATTCATGCGCGAGGCCGCCGAGGCTTCCTTTTGATCCACGCCCAGGTTGATGGTGCCCATGCGCTCGAACCAGGCCGCGGGGAGGATCAGGTAGACCACCAGCCCGATGAGGATCAGAAAGCCGGTATCGCGGAACTTGCGCCGGGAAATGAAGAGGACGTAGCTGAGCGACATGAGCGCCAGGCCGATGGACGCGCCGCGCGAAAGGGAATAAAAGATGGTGGAAAGGCTCAGCAGGAAGAATAGCCAAAGGACGGCGCGCACCGGGATCTTGAGCTTGTAATCGTAATTCCTGGCGAAGTACAACAGCACCGGCAAGGTGCCGACGATGGCGGCGGTGAAATCGTTGCGCTCGGCCATCTGGCCGCCCCCGATGCCCAGATCGATGTTGACCCCGTGGATGAGGCAATGCAGCCCGGCTTCGGCGGCCCAAGGGGCCACGGAGGCGCATAGGGCTCCGGCGATGAGCAGCACGTCCCGCGGCTTGTTGATGGCCGTGAACATCAGCATCAAGGGGAGGAGATACTTGAGGTAGCGTACGAACTCCGGCCAGGCCACCACCTGGAACGGGGACATGGCGGTGCATACCAGGATCCAACCGAGCAAGGCGCCGGCGGCCAGGAAATAAGGCCCGAAGATGGGCCGGAAGTTCCCGCGCGCGAGGTTGATGCCATAGGAGAGGATGAGCACCCCGAGCACGTAATAGGCCACGGGATAGGCCCCGTAATCCTTGGCGAAAGTGAGCGGCTGGAAGATATCGTTCCACAGGAAAAGGCCGGTGGCGTAAGCGACCGTGTTCAGCGCCAGGAAGG is a window encoding:
- a CDS encoding polysaccharide deacetylase family protein, which gives rise to MPKSLKHFCLDSLGNLLRKLPFAPRLAAFCDSHRLGLRPFPRLSSHLGPKFQILIYHRVVPETDPFAITPCPTADFRAQMRVLHDYFHVVPLREMVTALTEGRSIPGAVAITFDDGYRDNHDHAFPILREFGLPATIFLATDFIGTGAVPWHDRVLADFRDATAARFAFPDAGIAEMDFTDRSARCDAAFRVLGWLKRFTPSEREVQIARLKGKCAPLPADGPPLMLDWDQVRTMRANGIAFGAHTMSHPIISRLPAAEMEKEIQGSKAVIERELGEKIDLFAYPNGQPGDYNEVSRDLVRQGGFACALTTSSGVVIGGQDPYALLRRQVWDPDVDGFFFRMLAERLAA
- a CDS encoding O-antigen ligase family protein, producing MGFCYLLGTFLALNTVAYATGLFLWNDIFQPLTFAKDYGAYPVAYYVLGVLILSYGINLARGNFRPIFGPYFLAAGALLGWILVCTAMSPFQVVAWPEFVRYLKYLLPLMLMFTAINKPRDVLLIAGALCASVAPWAAEAGLHCLIHGVNIDLGIGGGQMAERNDFTAAIVGTLPVLLYFARNYDYKLKIPVRAVLWLFFLLSLSTIFYSLSRGASIGLALMSLSYVLFISRRKFRDTGFLILIGLVVYLILPAAWFERMGTINLGVDQKEASAASRMNLMTGALHASLDRPVFGWGPDGWLEVAFSYTNDTHNPHNIYLKLSSEVGVPGLILYLVLIGVTFTRTIKAVNLANRMGDKRMAGLGLSFVTGILGLLSAMSFLNAPFNEYLMAWVMLANAFAGVYPASVARQRGQTKRKAGKAGRAPRPDAGPQAALGNA